GTCCATGAGACAAGCTTATCCCGTAATTTACCGTCACCGAAGCTGCTACCACTGAAGCAGTTCTTTCTCTCTGGGTGGTTGTATAGCATGTTTGAAGCGTTTATAGCACCTAATGAAAGAAGATTGACCTTCGGTACCAGCGCTCCGTATAGGACAAAACTAAATTCTGATGCAAAGACGGTGCTAAAGTTGAGACCAGAGCTTTTTGAGTCGTAGACCCGGAACAGATACCGAGGAACATCCGCGAAAGATAGTTTTATGGTTGCTGAAGGGGAAACGCCCTGGTGATGGAACAGTGTTGGCCCTGAAAGACGGTTGTTCAAAGTTCGGATCATATCTCAGCCTCCCGctcttcatcaagttcatccCTCTGTTCACGTGTAGAATACTGCTTTCGCACCCTGGTACGGCTGTCCATATTACTGAACCCCGAACGTCTCGAGCGGTAAGCCGATGAAGGGTCGTCCCTGGTAAGGCTAAGAAAATGCTGTTCGGGATACAGCGAGCCCGAAGGATCCATAGCTTGGTTGTAGCATTCCTCAAGAATTCTCCATTCACTCTCGAGGCGATCATCGATATTGTCAAGCTTCTCGCGCGCGATATCACCAATTTCGGCTTTGAAGTACTCCAGCAGTCCGTGAAGTGATAATTTCAACCAGTGATCGATCAATAGCGCCAGTAACGCTTTGAGCCGATTTCGTGATGCGATTTACGTTTGCATGTACTTTGAATAGTTCATCCTCGCTCGCTTTGTAGACAATGTTAGGGTCGTTCAGGAGAGCCACGAGTCGCTGTCCACGAAGCTGCGCCGATGCGACGACTTGATTGAAGTCGCTTATAGAGTCTTGCAGGGCTGATCGCTAATTGACAGGGTACTGATACTAATGTTGATCGGATCAACTGCATCTTCGAATTTGGTTCCCATCGTGGCCGAGGACTGAGTGTGCTGATGCCGACAGCCTGATGTTTGGTGTGAAGATGTCGTGATGCAAAATTGTTGGAGTGGTGGATTCCTCCCCTAGAGAAGCCACTGACGACTAGACGCACTTAAGCATAGTGCATATTTCGACACCTCCCGACGCCATTGACAACATAGGACGCTATCTTTCGAACCTTGATAACAACAGTATTACAGTCTTTGTTATTTAGTTTATCTGTTCTGAAATAGAAATATAGCATGGcaaaaaacatacaacaccggggattcgctggtcgtcaccgacccaactactaatccggCGCTTCGAAGCTTGACTCTGGGGGAGCGGACGGGACCCCGTATTCTCTTCGAGCTTTGGTCGTATGTGACAGTCCACGATGCAAAATCACCTCAAGAGGTTGTCAAAGATATGCAAAATCATAACTAATAGCTGCAATTCGTTCTTCAAATTGGAGAAAGGTGCACATGAGTCCTGCCCTTAACAAGAACCGAGATCTTGACAAATCCATCCCTGTCCGCATTCACTGTCTTGTCGAGATAACTGTATGTCTGGCCCGGAGAAAGACGAGAAATGCCAAGGTCGAAAACGCCTGCATCAGCTGAGGGATAAAGAACTAGTTCCAAATCCCGAGATGTATGAGACCTTGCTTTTGCTATAAGGACACCAGGATATGGCACTTCTGAAAGGATGGGCCCTTTCAATGCTGTTTCAGATGGTCCCTACGAGAGCGATTAGATGACATCCTAATCTCAATGACAAGGACGGTGAACATACCTTCTGTACCATCCGATGATATGCCCCAGGTCGGATAAGAGCAGCCGTCAACGCCGCTTGATTCATCAAACACGACGCattctcaaggtcaagataaTGAGAGCCCGTCGGTGCTGTCTTAACACCCCATGCTCTCTCAAACTTTTTCACACAAGCCTCTTTCAGCTCTTCATCACCGTACTCACCCGCAGCAATGGCAAGTTGAGTGTACATAGCATACTCATTCGAGCGATAATTGCCCGCATCAATCTTATCCGCTCCCACGAGTCCAGTCAGCGAGACCTCTTTCGTTTTGGTATCAAACTGAACTGTCTCATTCCGAATGATAGCCCAAAGACGTCTGGAGAAGTTTCTCAAAGGACCACATCCCATCATGATTGCTGCCAAATCTCCAGCTGCGCCGCATAGACCTGGAATAGTGAAGCCTGTCAACTCGGACCTTATAGTCAAGACACTGCCACTGGTCTCGCTAAAGTTCGTGTTCAGAGACTCCTCGAATATTGGTAATAGGACTTCAGTGGACTTCGTTCCAAACACTCGATCGTAGAGAACTGCTCCTGTCATGCCTTGCAGATTGCACATGACGTAGATCCAGTTAGGCTCACATGAAATGAGACAGTATGGACTAGCAGACCATTGTCGCACAAGTGATTCCTGAAGGTCATGAAGATTGTATCTGTAGGAATGCTTTTCGTCAATGTTGAAGACCAGACTTCCAGGTTTTGTATATCTCATATCACCTGTATTGGCAGTGTAAAGCATGACTCCCTGCAGCAAGAACCCCGTGACCATGATATTGTCTTTCTTGACTGGATCCCAATCGAGTGAGAATTTGCCGGTCAAACGTTCCCACTTCCAGAAATTGAGAACTTTCTGAGTCAAAGACCGCTCAATGATTCGTTGGAAAGCTTCGTTGACGTAGCCGTGCGCGTTTGGAGTATAGATTGACTGGTAAAGACCGAGTACAAACATCATCTGATAGATCTGATAACGAAGGGCTGCGGTCTGGTATTGGTCGACAATAGTAAAGCCTGACCAGTCATCAAGACTTTGAAAGGCCTGATCAAACAGGAATTGTAGCTTCCTGAGACTCTCAATGCTcagttcttcatcttcctctctctTGGAAGCTGCGGCGACAAGTCTGTCTGTCTCGGCAGCTTGGCGTAAGATGAACTCGTTTCTCGTTGTTCTCTTCTTATAGCCTCGATTCCTTTCAGTTCTTGATGAGCCATTGGCATACAGGAAGGCAGCGAAAAGAAAACCAGGGGCCCAATAGCCTGAGTTCTCCCATAGGGTGTCTCCTGTAGTGAAGTAGGCGCCTAAGATAGACAAGCCCCAGACGAGGAGAGGGAATAAGATTGCTCCGGCACCAAACCACTGTCGCTTTATGTTAGCAAAATCTTGTTGTTACTGGAGAAGTCTATCAATGGGCCTGGCTTACCGCAAAGAGAGCGAGCGGGACGCTTGCCCAAGTCAGCGCGAACAATATGCCACCAAGTACATTGGCGCTCGCAAGATATCCGGCTCCAGGGAAGACCAGCCCAAGAGCTGCAGCTCTGTATTTTGGCCCGATATCAACATAGTTCTGGAAGAAGATTCCGAGGGCAGTAAAAACCAAGGCAATCCAGACACCAAGCGTGCGTGCCTGGACGTTCTTGCGATGAGGGCCAGAGCCAACGTTTGGCGGGATTAGATGTTTCACATATGGTCCTGGGCGTGTCAGCAACTTCAACTGTTTTTCACGCAAATTATCTAGTACCTACCTGACGTCCCACAGGCTTGTCCATGTTGGGCACTCGACTTCGCTGGACCCATGATTGACGGTGATGATAGGAGAGTGTCTTGTGCAAATACAGGACGGAGTAAACCTGCAGTCTGGCGAAATTTGTCTGTTCAATATGCCTTTCATATCCATTAATCCGGGGTAGTATCCGATTACCCCAGACTTTGCGGGGTTGTGATCGTTTGTGATCTGGTCATTTTTTTCTGACTATCCCCAAGCTAAATGGCAGTTTATATGTGGGGAGTTTGTCAGAATACCATGGCAAGACAACCTAGCCAAGATACTTGGCCCAGCAAAGTCAAACTTCCTGGCGGGCTATCTGTTCCTCGAAATCCAACCTTTCGTTCGCTATTCCTACCTAGTTTCTTCGCACAGTCATCGTCAAACGCCCCAATGTCCAAAGAAATCAGATCCCCAAGACCCTATACCTCCGAAGCAGAATGTCTGCAGTACCATTCCCAACTATTCAGCACCTTCGCCGCCGGAAAAACTAAAAGCATCAAATGGCGAAAATGGCAACTCAAGCAAATGTGGTGGATGCTAGTCGACAACGAGAAAGCCATCGCCGAAGCACTAGCAGCTGATCTCGGACGCCACGAGTTTGAGGCCCTGACATCAGATCTTCATGGCTTGAAAACAGATATCCTCGAACATCTCAACCATGTGGAGGAATGGGCAGCTGATGAGCCAGTTGCTTCAGCTGGATTCCTTATGGGAACATTAGGAAAAGCGCGCATTCGAAAGGAGCCTCTCGGTGTCGTTTTGGTCATCGGGGCATGGAATTTTCCCTTCCTGCTTACGTTACAACCTGTCATTGCCGCTATAACTGCCGGTTGTTGCGTCGTTGTCAAACCATCTGAGCTATCGGTTGCTTCTCAGAATCTCATGCAAGATCTTGTAGGGCGGTACCTCGACCCAGAAGCCATTAGGCTCGTCACAGGAGGACCGCAGGAAACAACAAAACTTCTTGAACTTAAGTTTAATCACATCTTCTTCACCGGTTCAACAAAGGTCGCAAAATTTgttgctgcagctgcagcaaaACATCTCACCCCTACGGTTTTGGAGCTAGGTGGTCAGGGACCAGCTATAGTGACTGCCAAAGCTGACGTTGATCTGGCGGCTAAGCGTATTGCCTACGCCAAATTTCTAAATGCTGGACAGATTTGCCTGTCGGTGAATCACGTTTTTGTCGATCCAGAGGTTCATGATACTTTTGTGCAGAGATTACATCACTGGACACAGCGGTTCTCTGGGGGCGAGTCGAGCCATNNNNNNNNNNNNNNNNNNNNNNNNNNNNNNNNNNNNNNNNNNNNNNNNNNNNNNNNNNNNNNNNNNNNNNNNNNNNNNNNNNNNNNNNNNNNNNNNNNNNNNNNNNNNNNNNNNNNNNNNNNNNNNNNNNNNNNNNNNNNNNNNNNNNNNNNNNNNNNNNNNNNNNNNNNNNNNNNNNNNNNNNNNNNNNNNNNNNNNNNNNNNNNNNNNNNNNNNNNNNNNNNNNNNNNNNNNNNNNNNNNNNNNNNNNNNNNNNNNNNNNNNNNNNNNNNNNNNNNNNNNNNNNNNNNNNNNNNNNNNNNNNNNNNNNNNNNNNNNNNNNNNNNNNNNNNNNNNNNNNNNNNNNNNNNNNNNNNNNNNNNNNNNNNNNNNNNNNNNNNNNNNNNNNNNNNNNNNNNNNNNNNNNNNNNNNNNNNNNNNNNNNNNNNNNNNNNNNNNNNNNNNNNNNNNNNNNNNNNNNNNNNNNNNNNNNNNNNNNNNNNNNNNNNNNNNNNNNNNNNNNNNNNNNNNNNNNNNNNNNNNNNNNNNNNNNNNNNNNNNNNNNNNNNNNNNNNNNNNNNNNNNNNNNNNNNNNNNNNNNNNNNNNNNNNNNNNNNNNNNNNNNNNNNNNNNNNNNNNNNNNNNNNNNNNNNNNNNNNNNNNNNNNNNNNNNNNNNNNNNNNNNNNNNNNNNNNNNNNNNNNNNNNNNNNNNNNNNNNNNNNNNNNNNNNNNNNNNNNNNNNNNNNNNNNNNNNNNNNNNNNNNNNNNNNNNNNNNNNNNNNNNNNNNNNNNNNNNNNNNNNNNNNNNNNNNNNNNNNNNNNNNNNNNNNNNNNNNNNNNNNNNNNNNNNNNNNNNNNNNNNNNNNNNNNNNNNNNNNNNNNNNNNNNNNNNNNNNNNNNNNNNNNNNNNNNNNNNNNNNNNNNNNNNNNNNNNNNNNNNNNNNNNNNNNNNNNNNNNNNNNNNNNNNNNNNNNNNNNNNNNNNNNNNNNNNNNNNNNNNNNNNNNNNNNNNNNNNNNNNNNNNNNNNNNNNNNNNNNNTCACGATAGTCTTTTTCTATTACTCAATATTGCAATCCTTAGTTGCTGTTAACCATTTGGGTTAGTCATCATATCCGTTTTGTCAAACACGACTTGTGTCGGAGTTTACGAATTCCTTTCCCAATTTGACCCTAGTGTCTTCACCGATCCCAACGCTAACACCCGATGCAGGAGCTTCCCCAGCCGAGGATCATATTGTAATTATGCCTCTCACAACCTGTCATTCTTTTCTGACTGCACCTTTATTTTCTGTGTCATGTATACATGACGTTACCTGTTCTGGTGGCCGCTTATGCATAAACGGTCACTAGGTCAGCTGCCGAATTCTTCATGTGTCAATCACTAACAGTGTCACCGCAGCACCGTTACTACTCAAGGATCGCCTCCGTTCCGTCAATCTGCCTCACTAAGCGCCATTTGCATTTCTATTCATCTTGCTTTTACTGTGTTTCGCTGCCCAGAAGAAAGCAATAGTTCAGGCACAATGCTCCCTCCTAACGCTACCAACTATGTTTCATCACTTCTCTCAGAGGCTCATGAACTCTCACAGCCATTACTTGATGGACTTTCAACCTCTCCTCTCACTATACCCGTGTCATTGGCGTCTGCACTAGGCCTCGGCTACTTGGCAAACAGGATTCTAGTCAGCAGGGCTCTGAATCATGGCACCAAAGCATACTTCGATTGGAATAAGGAGATTGTGTTGGTAACTGGTGGATCAGGCGGCATTGGAGGCGAGACTGTGCAGCAGTTGGCCAGCAAGGGTATTCGTGTagttgttcttgatgtaCTTGCTCTAACTTACAAGGCTCGTGAGTTACCTCCCCTCTTGATAGCATGGAGAGGCACTTACTATTGACAGCATCGAACgtttactattataaatgTGACCTTACGAATTACGAGCAACTACAAGAGGTGGCTGGGAGAATTAGGCGGTAAGTAACATCGTATGAGCGCTTGTTTATATATGCTGACTTCACCTATTAGTGAGGTTGGCGACCCTACAATAGTTGTAGCGAATGCTGGTGTCTGTCGTGGAAAGCCTCTATTGAAAGCTACCAAACAGGATGTTGACCTGTTAGTTCACAATCATATCTAACCAAGGAAGTTGAACTAACTCGGTACCCAGTACAATTGGAGTCAACACTCTAGGTCTCATTTGGACCATCAAGACCTTTCTCCCCGCAATGGTATCCCGCAACCAcggccatcttctcatcgtcGCCTCACAAACAGGATACTTGGCCACCGTAGGCATCACCGACTACGCAGCCAGCAAATCAGCAGCCATTGCTATTTACGAAGGGTTACATACCGAGATCAAGCACGTGCACAAAGCTACCGCGGTCCGACTTTCGTGTGTCTCACCGAGCCATGTACAAACCCAGATGTTTACGGGTGTCAAGTCTGTTCCCGGTATGTCGACTATGACGACCGAGTATCTGGCGGATAAGATCTGTGGTATTCTCATGAGTGGAAGGGGTCAGAACATTATTGTTCCGGCTGCAGCTGCAATGTCACCTTGGGTTCGTGTGTTGCCGGGTTGGGTCCGTGTTCTCCTGCAAGATGCGGCAGCTCCGGCATTTACCGACTTGAAGCCTCATGATCCTTTTAAAGAAGCCAAGTAGACAGGCATTACGTTCTATAAATAGCTCATTCTTCAATAAgaacttatataaaatatactCTTTGAAGTCAAGAACGTGTTGTGCTGCAATTTACAGCTTGCTCATCTCCGATACAATACCTTTCATAGCCATCAGATACAGCTTGATGCCACCAGGATCACTGAAAGATAGAAAGGATCGATTCTATATCACGTACCTTATAGAAACTAGCTTCGACTTAGTGTAAGAGTGGCAGAAGTTCAATCCTATTACTATCAAATCCTTCGCTATGGCATGCCTTCCCCAGTACGTTCACCAAATCCCAGCCTGTTTTGGTGGAGTATTTCAACTAAGTCGTCCTTCATTGACCCTTGAGCTGTTCCAAAGCACTACGACACTGCTGAACCCCATTCCTATGCTAGACCAAACTCTGTGAGATGTTTTAGTCACCAATGCTCATGATCGACGTGGATATAACTTACGGAGAAGGCGGCGGTATCCAACCAACACCAAGTACACAGGCTACAGATAAAATATTGTAAACAACAGCCCAACAATGGTTTTGCGTCACAATACGTCTCATACGCCGTGCCAAGAGTATCACCAATGGAATGCGACTTAGTGGAGAAGCCTCGGATATCATCAGCGTGCCATCAGCACAGTCACTATCAATGGACTGCATTTCTGAGCTTGCGACACAGATACCGAACGACGCTGATGCAAAGCACAAAAGGTCGTTGTAGTTATCTCCAACGTAAATAGCCGGTCCGCGTTGAAGAAAGCGGGCTAAAATGCAAGACTTTTCTTCTGGAAGGGCATTGGCAAATATCATGTCCGAATCAATGCCTAATTCGCGAGCAACAGAGATAGCTGAAGCTGCATTATCGCCCGTGATCATTCCGATAGTTAGACCCAGATCCTTGAGCTGACTTATAACTTTCTGAGCATCGGAACGGACTGTGTCTTCGAGTGCAAAAACGGCAGCCTGCTTTCCATCCATGGCTAGTACAACAGTCGTTGTAACTCCAGTTCTCATCTTCACGGGAGTTTGACTGAGATCAACGGAAACTCCTGGGCTCTCGATATATGTACGGCTTCCAATTGCCAACTTCCAAGTGGTGGATCCAGACCCGGGCTGAGTGGCTGTCACAACAGCTTGAGCGCCGCGACCAAGTTCGTACTTAATTCCTGATACCAAAATGGTACTTAAATACCCAGGCTTCTGTCCCAGCTTTGAATAACTTTCTTGAAAGAGAGCTTGGGCAACTGGGTGGGTGATCCCAGCTTCAACCTCGTGGACAGCCCTCCACAATATTTCTTGCTTCTCCAGTGTCTCCCACTCCTTAGAGAAGCTCGCATGTATAACTTTCAGGTCTCCATGTGTGAGAGTGCCCGTCTTGTCGAAGAAAATGGTTTGAGCAGACGCGGCGCTTCGTAGTCTTGCATAAGTAGTCAATAACCGGACTCCAAACTTTGATGCTTCCACTAATCAAACTCCTACGTCAGCTGCATTCCTTTCAATTCTCTCGGGGTCACATACCTGTCGCCAGTAATTTACAAGTTGGAATACTCAAACTCAGTGAACACGGGCAAGCGGCTAGTAGCAACGCTGAAGCTCGACCCAGCCCATCTATCCAGCAGGTCTCGTTCGCTAATACAGGATACACGGTCAGTAGCGTTATTGCAAGTAGGATAACAGCACTTGAGAACCATGAAGTAGCACGATGAAGCTGGGGTTCTGAGTTGGCCAGCTCCGCCGTCACGACGGACGTCAGTAGTTCACCCAGGCGAGTAGAACCCCCACAAGCTGTTGTCCTACAGACGAGCGATCCTTGTTGCACCTGACCCCCCGCATATACAGCATCATTACGCTTAACGGTCCTAGGCTCCAAGGAGCCGTTGATCCAAGTCTCCAAGATAAGCGCTGACGCTGTACTCTCGACCACTCCATCGCAAGGTATGTGCTCTCCCTGTCTTACAATAACGCTGTCGCAAGGAGACAGCAAGCCGATAGGAATAGATGCATGTTCATCTGTTTTGTTGCAAACCATAGCCATAGCAGGTACCAGACTTGAGAGCGGGGATGCGAAGACCCGATCTCGCTGGGAGAGAATGGTCTTGAGTAAACGGCCACCAAGAACACTCGTAGACAGAATTGGAATGATCTCCAGGGACTTTAAATCCATGCGATAAGATCTATTTATGCCAGTCTGTAGAGAATCAGCCACAGCTTGTATAAG
The window above is part of the Fusarium oxysporum f. sp. lycopersici 4287 chromosome 8, whole genome shotgun sequence genome. Proteins encoded here:
- a CDS encoding aldehyde dehydrogenase (NAD+); translation: MSKEIRSPRPYTSEAECLQYHSQLFSTFAAGKTKSIKWRKWQLKQMWWMLVDNEKAIAEALAADLGRHEFEALTSDLHGLKTDILEHLNHVEEWAADEPVASAGFLMGTLGKARIRKEPLGVVLVIGAWNFPFLLTLQPVIAAITAGCCVVVKPSELSVASQNLMQDLVGRYLDPEAIRLVTGGPQETTKLLELKFNHIFFTGSTKVAKFVAAAAAKHLTPTVLELGDLPVGESRFCRSRGS